The region ttataaTATACATATACTGGTTCCTCATTCAAGTGAGCCAACTGAACATACATTAGCAATAATTTAATATTTAATGCACAATAATACTTTAACAAAAAGTTTAATAAAGTCTATTGACAACATTATCTTCCTCAGGTGTGGTGCGGCTCATCCTTTCATGGCAAGAGCAGCATTCTGAAGAAACAGGAAAACCCCACCTGGCCCAACCAGTTCAACTTCGCAGACATCCTTCACAACTCTGTCCTGACACTGGAGGTGAGTTTCCCACCTTACTATGCAAAGCGTTTTGAGCACTGGAAAAGCACTATGCAAATCACAAATcaattattattatgatgataaagatgatgatgatgatgaggaagatatttttttttactattattgttattatgattAGGTGTGGGATGATGTCATCGGACTAGATCGCCACATGGGAACCTGCAAAATCACCATCCGCCCAGGAACACACACTGAGACTTGCCACCTGAAGAAAGGCACCGTCTACTACACCTACAGCTACGGCTACAGTCACTAGATGGAACAGTATTATGGTTAGAATGTAACCTATGACCTTTGTGACCTTGTGTCTGATTGGTTCTCACCCTTTCTCTCATGTATTCACTTCCTTAGAGCATCAATTAAAACAACGTGCTTTACGGCAAGATGGTCTCAGTCTGGCTTTATCATGTTTTAGGATTTCTCAGAAGAT is a window of Oncorhynchus mykiss isolate Arlee chromosome 11, USDA_OmykA_1.1, whole genome shotgun sequence DNA encoding:
- the LOC110536420 gene encoding perforin-1, with the translated sequence MASLSLSLGLLVLCTLALVHCDLHDGPVRVYDIRASNLKGRFFSKPDPYVKVWCGSSFHGKSSILKKQENPTWPNQFNFADILHNSVLTLEVWDDVIGLDRHMGTCKITIRPGTHTETCHLKKGTVYYTYSYGYSH